Below is a genomic region from Streptomyces sp. RPA4-2.
CAAGCCCTACAGCCTGGAAGAAGTCCTGGCCCGGCTGCGCGGACTGCTCCGGCGGGCCGGAATGACTGCCGAGCCGGGCACGAACCGGCTCACCGTTGGAGACCTCACCATGGACGAGGAAGCCAGGGAGGTCAGACGCGGCGGAAGCACGGTCGATCTGTCCCGCACGGAGTTCGAACTCCTGCGATTCCTCATGCGCAACCCGCGGCGAGTGCTGTCCAAGGATCAGATTCTCGACCGCGTCTGGGCCTACGACTTCGGTGGACGAGCCCACGTCGTCGAGCTTTACATCAGCTACCTGCGCAAGAAGATCGATGCCGGACGAACCCCGATGATCCACACCGTGCGCGGCGTCGGCTACGTCCTCAAGGCGGACTCCCCATGAGGCGCCCGCTGCCCCGCACCCTGCGCGGCCAGCTCACCGCCGGACTCGTCACCCTGCTCGCCCTCGCCTGCCTCGCCGTCGGCATCACCACCGCCCTCGCTCTGAGGGGCTTTCTGATGGGGCGGCTGGACGAACAGCTCTCCGCCTCCGGCGGCCGGTTCGCCGCCAGCCTGGAACACGAGGTCAAACCCGACGCCGACAACCGCCCCGATACCCGGGGCCAGGCCGAATCGACCTTCGGTGCCCGCCTCCTGAACGGCGCCGTCACGCAGGCAGCCGTCGTCGATGACGCCACAGACCGTCCCCTCCAGCTCACGCCCGGGGATCGCCGCGCCCTGACGGGGATCCCCGTTGACGGACACGGACACACCATCCGCCTCTCCACTCTGGGGGCCTACCGGGTCACGGGTGTCCAGGGCGACGACCAGGACATTCTGATCACAGGCCTGCCCCTGCACCCGGTGGAAGAGACCGTTCACCGCCTCGAAGCGGTCGAAGCCGTGTTGTTCGGCGCCGCCCTCGTGGTCACCGGCATCGCCGGGGCCCTGTGGGTACGGATCTCCCTGCGCCCCCTCCAGCGAGTCACCGCCCGGGCAGCGGAGGTCTCCGGGTTGCCGCTCGCCAGCGGCGAGGTCGCTATGCCGGAACCACTTCCCGACATCGACCCGCGCACCGAGGTCGGCCAGGTCGGCACCGCCCTCAACCACATGCTCGGCCACGTGGAGGACGCCCTCACCCGGCGCCAGGACAGCGAGGAACGGCTCCGGCGTTTCGCCGCCGACGCCAGCCACGAACTGCGCACCCCCGTCACCAACATCCGAGGGCACGCCGAGCTCGCCCTGCGCCACCGCGGCCCCGTCCCCGCCGAAGTCCGCCACGCCCTGGAGCGCATCGACGGCGAGTCCCGGCGCATGACCCGCCTCGTCGACGACCTGCTTCTCCTCGCCCGCCTGGACGCCGGACGCCCCCTCGAACACGAGCCGGTCGACCTGACCCTGCTGATCCTGAACGCGACGGAGGACGCACGCGCCGCAGCCCCCGGCCACCACTGGCTCCTCGACCTCCCCGAACAACCAGTCGCCGTCACCGGAGACGCGCACCGCCTCCAGCAGGCCATCGGCAACCTCCTCGCCAACGCCCGTACCCACACCCCACCGGGCACCGACGTGACCATCGGCCTCACCACCGATCGGGCCAGCATTTCCGTCAGCGTAAGCGACAACGGACCAGGCATCCCCGAAGAGCTCCAGCCCGAGGTCTTCGGACGCTTCGTACGCGCCGACCACGCCCGCTCCCGCACTACGGGAAGCACCGGTCTCGGCCTCGCCATCGTCCACGCCGTCATCACCGCCCACGGCGGAACCGCCACCGTCACCAGCAGCCCCGGGCACACCACCTTCCGCCTGACACTCCCCAACTGACCACGTCCGGCCAGGCCAGCACACCGACCGGTCAGGTAGATGGGCCCCACCCTGTCCTTCGGGCCGAACTGCCAGGCGGGTCCCTCGGGGGCGAATGGCACACAGTCAGAACACCGCCTCGGCGGATGATCGGCGTGCAGCAGGAGTCCTCCGCAGATAGGACAACGACCCTGTCGTGCCTGAAGCAGGTGCACGGTCATGCCGTCGACCGGCGGGAGCGGTCCTTTGCGACGCCGCTCGGCCCAGTACGACTCCACCGCCGGGTCGTCCGGGGACGCCCTGTCCTTGACCAACTGGTGCCGGACGATCTCCACCCAGGAGAACCTGAGGAGGTTGGCGCCGCTGACGCGGTCGGGAACACCCACCGTGCCTTCCTGGCCTTGTTGATCCGGCCGAAGGCCTCGTGGCCCAGGCGGCGGTGGGCGTCAGCCATCCGTCGGCGCTTCCGCCGCCCAGCGCTTCGGGATCAGGGTGAATCCCCTTCGGGAGCCCCGGCGGAGCCGATTCAACCGGATCACTGCCCGGCGTCGGCCAGTTCCTTGTCCTTGACCGTAGCGTCGAACAGCGACGCGGCTGCCATGCGGGCGGTCGTCGCCGCGGACGGGTTCCTGTCCATCCGCGCCGAGACTCCCGCGCCGTCGTACTGAAGGTGCAGCTGCCGTGCCAGGTCTTCGGGGGCGGCGACGCCGGCCTCCCGCGCCAGATCCGTGAACAGCGTCCTCACCCAGAGCCGGTACCGGTCCGCGGCACCCTCGACGGGGCTGCCTCGCAGCGCCTCTGCGCTGGCCGTCATGTGTGCACAGCCGTTGAAGTCGGGCTCGGTGAACAGCTGGCCCTGCCCGTCGAAGACCCCCAGCAGACGCTCGCGTGGTGTCCGGAACCGGGTCAGGGCGCGCTCGACCTGTACGCGGGTGTCGGCATGCCCGGCGTCCAGGTAAGCCTGGACTAGTTCCTCTTTGCTGCCGAACAGGTTGTAGAGCGATGCCTTGGCGACGCCGGCCTTTTGCACGATGCGGTCGATGCCGACGGTCTGGACGCCTTCGCGGTAGAACAGCTCGTCGGCGCCCTCGTGCGGTGATGCTGAGCGGCGCTCTGCTGCTGACCGCGGTCTTCGCCGCGCTCGCCGTCGTCACGGCCGCCGGGAGCGGCGGCTGGCGGTTGGGCGCACTGCTCGTCACCTGGGCCACCTTCGGCGCCACCTGCTCGATGGTGCTCAGGCCGACCGGGCGGCTGATCCGGCGGGCGGCGCCGCCGCAGGAGCGGACGTCGGCGTTCGCCGCGCAGTTCTCCCTGTCGCACAGCTGCGGGCTGCTGACCTACCCGCTCGCCGGCTGGCTGGGCGCGGCCGCCGGACTCCAGGCGGCCGGACCCGCCCTGGGCGCCATCGCCCTGCTCGCCGCGCTGCTCGCGCTGCGGCTGTGGCCGTCGTCCGCCGCGGCGAGTATCAAGCACGAGCACCAGGACCTCGACGAGGGGCATCCTCACCTCTGCGGCGCCCGCCGGATGCCGACCGGCTGGCGGCAAAGCCACGACTTTGTGCCGGACAGGCTGCACGCCCACCCGTAGAGATCAGGCTTCGATGCTTCGTCTTACGCGCCGGGACGGGCCGAAGGCGTACACGGCGAGGATGGCGGGCGGGTCGGCGAGACCCGGCCCTGCAGCCCGTATCCACGTGGCGATGCCGGCCGTCGCCTCGGCGTCGTTGACCTGGCCGAGCCAGACCGGTGACCCGCCCACGGCGTGTCCGGCCGGTGAGGGGCTGCACGACGATCACGTTGGTTTACGGCCCGTACCCTCGCGATGCCTCGCAGCTCGGCTTTGAGTGAGGCGAGTTGGGCAGGGTGGTCCAGGCCGGGGACCTTGGGCGTGCCGCAGCAGCAGCCGCGGCAGACGGTGACCGTGTAGTTCGGGCGTGTCCGCCGGCGCCGGGGCACCTCGGGTGCGGCGGCTCATCGGGCCTGCTCCGATGCTGCGCGCCGCCATGCAGCGTCGCGCAGCAGGCGCAGGCCGTTGAGACCGACGATGACGGTGGAGCCCTCATGGCCCAGGACACCGAGCGGCAACGGGAGGGTGCCGGCGAGGTCCCAGATGACCAGGGCGGCGATGAACATCCCGGCGATCACGAGATTCTGGACGACCAGTTTCCGGGCACGCCGGGAGAGGCCGATCACGGCGGGTACGGTGGCGAGTTCATCACGGACAATTACCGCGTCGGCGGTCTCCAGGGCGAGGTCGGAGCCGGCCCGGCCCATCGCGACGCCGGTGTGCGCGGCGGCCAGGGCCGGGGCGTCGTTGACGCCGTCCCCGACGAGAAGAACCCTGCGGCCGGCGACCTCCAGTTCCCTGACCGCGCTCACTTTGTGCTGCGGCAGCAGCCCGGCTCGTACGTCGTCGATCCCGACCTCGGCGGCCAGGCGCGCGGCGGCCCGCGGATTGTCGCCGGTCAGCAGCACCGGCGGGGCGCCGGTGAGCGCGGTGAGTGCGGCGGTGGTCGCAACGGCGTCGGGGCGCAGCCGGTCGGCGATGCCCAGTACTCCGACCGGGGCGCCGTCCACCTGTACAAGGACCGCGGTACGACCGCCCTCCTCCAGCTCGCCCACCAGGAGCCGTGCCCGGGCGGCCTTCGCGTGCCCAGCCCCGTCGATCAGCCGTGCAGGCGCTCCCACCGCGACGACACTTCCGCCCACGGTCGCCCGCACTCCGACGCCAGGGGTGGAATCGAAGTCCACAGCCACCGGCAGCCCCAGGCCGCGTTCACGTGCCGCGTCCACGACGGCCCGGGCCAGTGGGTGCTCGCTGGGGTGCTCGGCCGCCGCCGCGAGGGCCAGCAGCTCGTTCTCGCCCAGGCCGGATCCGGCGAGCTGCCTGATGTCGGTGACCCTCGGAGTGCCTTCGGTCAGCGTTCCGGTCTTGTCGAAGGCGACCGTGTCGACCTGCCCGAGACGCTCCATCACCACGGCCGACTTCACCAGCACCCCATGCCGGCCCGCGTTGGCGATCGCGGACAGCAGCGGCGGCATGGTGGCCAGCACCACCGCGCACGGCGAGGCCACGATCATGAAGGTCATGGCGCGCAGCAGGGAGCCGGTCAGCTCGGCGCCGACGGCGAGCGGGACAAGGAACACGGCCAGGGTCGCCGCCACCATGCTGAGCGAGTACCGCTGTTCGACCTTTTCGATGGGAGCCGGCGCCGCGTGAGGTCGATGACGACTGGAACGCGGCGCGGCCGGCGGACCGGTAACGCCACTACGCCGTACTACGCGAACCGCTGGCAAACCAGCAGGGCCAGTCCCAGCGAAAGCGCATGCCCGCAGGCTACGCGCGCTCGCCAGCCAGGACGTCGCGCACGCGGCCCGCGGCGGTACGCCAGCCGGTTCCACGGTGACGGGCCGCCGCACCGCGTCCCATGGCGGCCTCCTCGTATGGGCCGGTTCGTCCGGAGCGCTCCCCGGAGGCCGGATCGGCCGATACCGTGGGAGCAGACGCCAGTCCTGCCCCCTGGAGCCCTCGATGAGCGAACAGCCGGCCCCCGCCGACCACGCCCGGCAGCAGCTGGAGCCCGCGGCCGCCGACGCGGTCCGCGCGTACGCCGCCAGAACCCGCGAGAGCGCCGACCGGCTCGCCGCCGTCCTGGAGGACATCGCCGCCAACGGCCTGCCCGCAGCAGAAGACTGCACGCCCTGGGAAGAGCTGCGCGAAGCGCACCTCACCCGGCTCGCAGCCCAGCGCCCGGCCGTCGCCTGATGGCCCACGGATCACGCCGAGCCCGGATCGTCTTCTCCGACTCCGCCGCCAAGCAGCTGGAGAACATCACCAGCGAGGCGGAGATCCACGCCCTGGACCGCGCCCTGGTCGTCATCTCCGTCGACCCCGACGCCGGCGAACCCCTCCCCGGCGACAGCACCGGCCCACAGCTGCGCCAGTACGTCGACGACGTCGAACGCGTCCGGCTCCTGTACTGGGTGACGGCGCTGAAGACCGTGGTGGTCATCGCCTTCATCGAGGTCTAGTCGCACCCCTGCCGTTGCAGGGGGCTTCCGATGCAGCCCAGGTTGCGCTCGGTCTGATCGGCACACCAGGGCGACTCGTGACGCTGAGGCGGGCGCCCTGCTGACTCGTGGGCCTCTCCGCACAGACGGCGACACAGAGGCCGAAGCTCCAAGGGGCACAGGCACGTCTCGCTCACAGGACTAGCGGTGACCTGGCTGTTTCGGGGAAAGCTTGGTGTGTCGAGGTCCATACGGCCCGGAGATGCGATGGGTCGGCATTTTCTTCAGAGCCGTAGGGTGGGACGGCCTGCGGGGAGAGGGAAATTGTGACGAGTGCGAGGGCCGAGTGGCGGGAGAGGGCCGCGTGCGGCAGTTCCGACGCGGACGGCCTGTTCGCGGACAGTGCACGTCAGCGGCAGGCCAAGGCAGTCTGTGCGGGGTGTCCGGTGCGCATTGAGTGTCTTGCCGAAGCGCTTGATGAGCGTATCGAGTTCGGGGGATGGGGAGGTATGACCGAGCGGGATCGCAGAGCTCTCCTGCGACGCAAGCCGAACGTCGCCTCCTGGCTCTCCGTACTGGAAGCCGCCCAGAACAGCATGGTGTCCCGCGCCGACTGAGGACGGGAAGGTCCTGCTCACACCCCGTGCGTTGCACACAGGTTGCCGACTGATTCTCGAAGTTCCTGCGACGGGATCGCGGGCGACGTCGGCGCCGACCTCTACCACCAGCTCGGCATCGTTCACGGTGTGACGTCCGAGGCGTCGGAATGGCCGTTGCGGGGGTACGTGTACAGGCAGCCGGTGGGGCGGTTGTTAGGGAGTGGGGTGTGCGGCAAGCCAGTCCTGGAGTTCCCGGTGGCGGAACTGGTAGGCGACGCCGGAGATCCGCAGGAGCCCCGCTTCGTAGGCCCAGTTCAGGAACGTGCCGAGGCGCCAGGGCAGTCGGCCCCGGATACAGAGCAGGAAGACCAGGTAGCGGCGGCCAGCCCCAGAGAGCCAGTACAGCCCGACCACCATCCCGAACACGAGTGCGAACGCGAGTTTGAACACGAGTGCGAGCGCGAGTTTGAACGCGAGCCCGCTTGAGAACCCCCATATGAGCCTGTCCACGAGCCAGCCCGAGAGCCCGAGCACGAGCCCGAGTATGAGCCCGACCGCGAGCCCGTACGCGAGATCGTCCCGCACCGGATGACGCGGGTCTGTCGGCTGAGCGTCATTCAGGCGTTCCACGAGCCCGAACAGGAGCCCGTGCGTGAGCCCGACCGCGAGCCCGAGTATGAGCCCGACCGAGAGCCCGAACACGAACCCGCCCGAGAACCCGACCGAGAGCCCGAACACGAGCCCGAACACGAGCCCGACCGCGATAGTCCGGGCGAGTCGGCGGAGGTGGGTTGGGCTGCGCAGCCGCTGGGGCTGGAACCTTTGAGGCTCTGGAACGCGTGCACGACTGGGCTGCCAGATACTTCCCAGGGCAAGCAACACGGCCACTGAGGCGCTGAACGTTTGGCGAGATTGGGAGCCCAGGGAGAACGCGACAGGATCAGGGTGGTGAAGGCGAGTGTGAGGAGGGCGGCGAGCAGGGTGTCGGCGGTGCGGACGCGGCGGGGACCGGCCATGGGCCACAGCTGGTGGAGGACGATGTCGGTGCTGCTGGCGGTGGATGTGGGTGTGGTGGTGGCGAGGTGGGCGGCGAGTGCGGCGAGCCAGTGGTGGGTCTGGTCGGGGCGGTAGTGGTTGGGGCGGGTGGGGTGCTGTTGGGCGGCTGCGGGGAGGTAGCGGGCGAGGAGGTGGTCGCGGACCGCGCTGGGGGAGGCCAGGGTGAGCAGGTGGTCCGGTTCGCGGAGGTAGGCCAGGGTGTCGGGGTGGCGTTCTTCGTAGGCGGTTGCGGCCAGGTTGAGGCGCCAGGGGGTGGCGAGGGAGCGGGCCAGTGTGCCGCCGGGTGCGGTCGTGAATGTGTCGATGACCGGCTGCCAGCGGTCGGGGCTGGTGCTGCGGGCGGTGAGGTACGCGGTGGCCTGGCCGGGGCTGACGTCGTCGAGTTGGATGCGGGCGGCCTCACGCATCCGCAGGTCAAGGCCGGCCAGGTCCGCGTACTGGGTGGTGCGGCAGGTCAGGACGACCGGGGCGATGCCGGTGGGGTCCTGGTAGGCGTTGAGTTGCTCCACGGCGCGCGCGGCACGGCGGCGGCCGGCCGGAGTGGCGTCGGTGTCCATCTCGTCCAGGACCGGCAGGACGCGGTATCCATTCACCAGCGTGGTTGCGTCGGCGAGGGTGATGCCCTGGTCCCGGAACTGCTGGTGGACCTGGTGGGCGAGCCATTCCTGAAGAGGTTGCTCGGTGTTCCAGTCGGCCAGGGAGAAGCGGACCGGGACGGGGGCAGCGTCGGTGCGGCCGGGGTGGGTCAGCAGTCCGAGGATGAGGTCCAGGGCGAGCAGTGTCTTGCCGGCGCCCGGTTCACCGGTGATGGCCAGGCGGGCGGGGCGCAGGTTCTGGTAGTAGGACACGATGTCGGTGAGGCGGCCGTGGGCTGCGGCGCCGGTCGCGTTGTTGGCGGGCTCGGTGCGCTGGTGGAAGGTCACGTCGATGCGATGGGCGCCGGGGCCGATCAGTTGGGCGCGCTGCCGGGTCTCGGCCGCGGCCACGACGGCTGCCAGCGTTTTCACCTTCGTGTCGGTGTCCGCTGCGGCCTCGCGGCGGTCGTCACGGTAGGCGGCCCAGGTGAGGTAGGCGCCGGGCAGGGTGGGGGCCAGGGCGACGAGCGTGGCGCCCAGCCGCGCCACCTGGAAGTGCTTGGACAGCCACAGCGCCAGCATCACGGTCACGGCCTGCAGGACTGCATAGATGGCGGCTGGCCGGCGGGTCCGTGATCGTGTCATGCGACGTATGGTCGCCAGAGCGCTGAGCGGCGGGAGGACGATCGCCACCTTCGGTTCCGAACTGAGACATCAGGCGATATGCGCGTCGACGAGATCGCGTGGACCACGAACCACCGGCCGAAGGGGGCGAGCACAGACCGTGCCGTGGGCGTCGGGACCGTCGCCGGAAACCGGGTAGCGCCCTCCGCCTACTCGCGGAAATGATCAAGCGTCTGAACTATGCGGCACGTCTGGCACTGCGAGCAATTGCACTTGATTTCCACGGCCTCGTGCCGCAACTGGCGGTCGTTCATGGTGGCTTCTGCTCTGATCAGCTTCAGTGGTGTCGACGGTCACGCAATTCCCCACCAGCGGCGTCAACTTCCCCGCCCACGCGTTCGAACGCCACGTCTCAGATCTCGGGGACCCATTCCACGGGCGGGGGCATGCGACTGTAGTGGGGTCCCCTGGTGCCGTACTGGGCGAGGTGCAGGATTTCGCCGCCGACCGCGAGCTCTGCCGGCGGAGGGTTGGGAACGGAGATCCGCGGGTGACGCTGGCCGTCGATGACGATGCCCTCCCGGAGGTCGTTCCGGCCATCCGCCCAGCTCTGGGCCCGCTCGCGAGTCCACGGGTCCTGCAGGGTGCGCGGGGCGGCCGGGTCGTGGTCGTAGCCGTTGAGGCTGCGGACGAGACCTTCGCTGTAGACACCCTTGACCCGGAAGTTCTCCAGGTCGTCCGCGCGCACGACCATGTTGACGTACCGGCGGCCGTTGCCTCTGTGCCGCCCGACCGCATGCCAGCGACCCCAGCCAGGGTCCCAACGCACGGGCGGGATCCACAGCAGGGCGCCTACCGGGAAGTGCTTCGTGCCGCGCTGGATGTCGAGACCACTCTCACCGCGCGTAGTTTCCCGCGCCACGTTGGCCACCAGGCACCAGCCCAACGGTCCGTCCGGCGTCTCTTCTTCGGTAGGTTCCATGTCTTCCACACCCAGAATCTTCACGCACGAGACGGGACGCGAACCAGCTTTTATCAGCTGAGCACACCGGAGCAAACCACATGCGGATCACCAGGCGCAGGAGAAACCCGGGGCGTTCGAACGTGTGGGCGGGGAAGGTGACGTCGCTGCTGGGGAATTACGTGACCATCGACACTGGTCATCGGGCTGCTGGCCGGTTACTGGATCGGCACCCACCTGCACGGCACCCCGGCACCCCAGCCGGACACCCCGCGCCCGGGCCACACCACACCAGCACCCCAGCGCACCGTGCTCATCCCCCGTCCGCGCCGCCGGATCGGCCCCGCCCGCAGCGCCCCGGGCCCCGCTACCCACAGCACCCCGCCCAGCTCCGTCGATGCCTGATGGATGCCTCACTGCCTCTGGAACTTCGGATCGTCGGCGTATTGATCCGGCTCTACGGCCTGCCCGTCATCCGTATCGTCCACCTGACGACCGACGGCTTTCACCAGGACGAGCGCGGGGCCTACTTCACCTTCGACAAGAACCCCGTACTCCTGCCGCCGACGCTGGCTCGTCTCATCGAACAGCAGATCACCACAGGCCGGTCGCGCGCTGCCCTGGGGCCGCTTGCCACCAGCGAGCATCCCGAACTCCTGCTACCCGGCCAGCCCGCCAGCCGCCCACGCAGCCCAGAGGTGTTGTCCGGACAGCTCATGCGGCACGGCCTGCCCACCATCGCCGCCCGCAACACGGCCTTGTTCGGCATGGCCGGTGAACTCCCGCCGATCATCATCAGCGACCTCTTCGGCGTCCACAGGAACACCGCGACCCAGTGGGCGTCGCTGGCTCAGGACAGCTGGGCCGGCTACCTAGCGGCCCTCAGAGCTACCGAGTGACGCCCTATCAGGTATTCCCTTGGCAGCGGCTCGTCCGGCTCGACGTGGTTTTGCTGATCAGCAGATGGTGCGTTCTCCGAAGCGGGCCAGGCAGTGCCAGACC
It encodes:
- a CDS encoding response regulator transcription factor, producing MDAPRTPSLLHRPDGEPVRILVVDDEPDVTDVLAGVMNSEGWQVRTAADGATALTTARDFRPDAVVLDWMLPDLDGLQILRALRREAPSVCVLFLTARDAVEDRIAGITAGGDDYVTKPYSLEEVLARLRGLLRRAGMTAEPGTNRLTVGDLTMDEEAREVRRGGSTVDLSRTEFELLRFLMRNPRRVLSKDQILDRVWAYDFGGRAHVVELYISYLRKKIDAGRTPMIHTVRGVGYVLKADSP
- a CDS encoding cell wall metabolism sensor histidine kinase WalK, with the translated sequence MRRPLPRTLRGQLTAGLVTLLALACLAVGITTALALRGFLMGRLDEQLSASGGRFAASLEHEVKPDADNRPDTRGQAESTFGARLLNGAVTQAAVVDDATDRPLQLTPGDRRALTGIPVDGHGHTIRLSTLGAYRVTGVQGDDQDILITGLPLHPVEETVHRLEAVEAVLFGAALVVTGIAGALWVRISLRPLQRVTARAAEVSGLPLASGEVAMPEPLPDIDPRTEVGQVGTALNHMLGHVEDALTRRQDSEERLRRFAADASHELRTPVTNIRGHAELALRHRGPVPAEVRHALERIDGESRRMTRLVDDLLLLARLDAGRPLEHEPVDLTLLILNATEDARAAAPGHHWLLDLPEQPVAVTGDAHRLQQAIGNLLANARTHTPPGTDVTIGLTTDRASISVSVSDNGPGIPEELQPEVFGRFVRADHARSRTTGSTGLGLAIVHAVITAHGGTATVTSSPGHTTFRLTLPN
- a CDS encoding TetR/AcrR family transcriptional regulator, with product MQKAGVAKASLYNLFGSKEELVQAYLDAGHADTRVQVERALTRFRTPRERLLGVFDGQGQLFTEPDFNGCAHMTASAEALRGSPVEGAADRYRLWVRTLFTDLAREAGVAAPEDLARQLHLQYDGAGVSARMDRNPSAATTARMAAASLFDATVKDKELADAGQ
- a CDS encoding MFS transporter; this translates as MLSGALLLTAVFAALAVVTAAGSGGWRLGALLVTWATFGATCSMVLRPTGRLIRRAAPPQERTSAFAAQFSLSHSCGLLTYPLAGWLGAAAGLQAAGPALGAIALLAALLALRLWPSSAAASIKHEHQDLDEGHPHLCGARRMPTGWRQSHDFVPDRLHAHP
- a CDS encoding WhiB family transcriptional regulator, with the protein product MTSARAEWRERAACGSSDADGLFADSARQRQAKAVCAGCPVRIECLAEALDERIEFGGWGGMTERDRRALLRRKPNVASWLSVLEAAQNSMVSRAD